Proteins co-encoded in one Populus trichocarpa isolate Nisqually-1 chromosome 10, P.trichocarpa_v4.1, whole genome shotgun sequence genomic window:
- the LOC7477078 gene encoding alpha-galactosidase isoform X3 produces MRIQLLSSLFLFSFSSYRYRVSSQPEHASFPPRGWNSYDSFDWILSEVDFLQSAEKISQRLQPYGYEYAVIDYLWYRKNVPGAYPNSLGFDVIDEWGRLIPDPDRWPSSEDGKGFTEVAQKVQSVGLKLGIHVMRGLSRQAYDANTPILDTTTGRAYEESGRLWRAKDIGITERACGWMPHGFMSVNTKLGAGRAFLRSLYEQYAEWGVDFVKHDCVFGNDLDVDEITFVSEVLQKLSRPILYSVSPGVIPTPVMEKDISGLVNMYRVTGDDWDTWGDVAAHFDVSRWNKVFMDFAAANKIGAKGLLGRSWPDLDMLPIGWLTDPGSGRGPYRMSNLNLDEQKTQMTLWAMARSPIMFGGDVRRLDETTSNLITNPFILEINSFSTNNMEFPFVTGTKVSAHKTTNHSRRLRRSLKEVGTSHTQFLGFTSCNHPKVNGWSIKALDQDLDQICWKESMRSHEPLCLYKRILTSSDANQMWELSNNGSLISSYSGLCVTVKSIDANVGNSGGVRSWIATGRKGEIYVALFNLNSEKTVISATISDLTKALPGKNLNATSCFGREVWSGKDFGEIKDSISMEVEMHGCALFVLNCP; encoded by the exons GGTATCATCTCAACCTGAGCACGCTAGCTTCCCTCCTCGAGGTTGGAACTCTTACGATTCCTTTGACTGGATTCTATCTGAAGTAGACTTCTTGCAAAGTGCCGAAAAGATATCTCAGCGTCTACAGCCTTATGGATATGAG TATGCAGTTATAGATTACCTGTGGTATAGGAAGAACGTTCCAGGTGCTTACCCAAATTCTCTTGGATTTGATGTAATTGATGAATGGGGGAGGTTGATCCCTGATCCAGATAGGTGGCCCTCATCTGAAGATGGGAAAGGGTTCACTGAAGTAGCCCAGAAAGTACAGAGCGTGGGTTTGAAGCTTGGGATTCATGTTATGAGAGGATTAAGTAGACAGGCATATGATGCGAACACCCCCATCTTGGATACTACCACG gGACGTGCTTATGAAGAGTCTGGACGACTGTGGCGAGCAAAAGACATAGGGATCACGGAGAGGGCTTGTGGATGGATGCCACATGGTTTCATGAGTGTAAATACTAAGTTGGGAGCAGGAAGAGCCTTCTTGAGGTCACTTTATGAACAGTATGCTGAGTGGGGTGTTGATTTtg TGAAACATGATTGTGTATTTGGTAATGACTTGGATGTAGATGAAATAACATTTGTGTCAGAG GTTCTGCAAAAGCTCAGTCGTCCCATTCTGTATTCTGTGTCTCCGGGAGTTATCCCGACACCAGTCATGGAGAAAGATATAAGTGGGTTAGTCAACATGTACAGGGTCACAGGTGATGATTGGGATACATGGGGAGATGTTGCAGCTCATTTTGATGTTTCAAGGTGGAATAAagttttcat GGACTTTGCTGCTGCTAATAAGATTGGTGCGAAGGGCTTGCTGGGGAGGTCATGGCCTGACTTGGATATGCTGCCCATAGGATGGCTTACAGATCCTG GTTCTGGCAGAGGACCATACAGAATGAGTAACCTTAATCTAGATGAGCAGAAAACCCAG ATGACTTTGTGGGCAATGGCCAGATCCCCTATCATGTTTGGAGGAGATGTTAGAAGGCTTGATGAGACCACATCTAATTTGATCACCAATCCCTTCATTCTGGAAATAAATTCTTTTAGCACGAACAATATGGAG TTTCCATTTGTTACTGGCACAAAGGTTTCTGCACATAAGACCACGAATCACAGCCGAAGATTGAGAAGAAGTTTGAAGGAAGTTGGCACATCACATACACAGTTTCTGGGTTTCACTAGCTGTAACCATCCCAAAGTTAACGGTTGGTCAATTAAAGCACTTGACCAAGATCTTGACCAGATATGCTGGAAAGAGAGCATGAGAAGCCATGAACCTTTATGCCTATACAAGCGAATTTTGACTTC ATCAGATGCCAACCAG ATGTGGGAGTTGAGCAATAATGGATCCCTTATCAGCAGCTATTCTGGTCTCTGTGTAACTGTGAAATCAATTGACG CTAATGTTGGTAACAGCGGAGGAGTTCGCTCTTGGATTGCTACTGGTAGAAAAG GAGAGATTTATGTTGCACTTTTCAATCTGAACTCAGAGAAGACAGTAATATCAGCAACGATATCAGACCTGACTAAGGCACTTCCTGGGAAAAACTTGAATGCGACGTCATGTTTCGGCAGAGAAGTTTGGAGTGGAAAAGATTTTGGAGAAATAAAAGATTCAATATCAATGGAGGTAGAGATGCATGGCTGTGCATTGTTTGTCCTCAACTGTCCCTAG
- the LOC7477078 gene encoding uncharacterized protein LOC7477078 isoform X1: MRIQLLSSLFLFSFSSYRYRVSSQPEHASFPPRGWNSYDSFDWILSEVDFLQSAEKISQRLQPYGYEYAVIDYLWYRKNVPGAYPNSLGFDVIDEWGRLIPDPDRWPSSEDGKGFTEVAQKVQSVGLKLGIHVMRGLSRQAYDANTPILDTTTGRAYEESGRLWRAKDIGITERACGWMPHGFMSVNTKLGAGRAFLRSLYEQYAEWGVDFVKHDCVFGNDLDVDEITFVSEVLQKLSRPILYSVSPGVIPTPVMEKDISGLVNMYRVTGDDWDTWGDVAAHFDVSRWNKVFMDFAAANKIGAKGLLGRSWPDLDMLPIGWLTDPGSGRGPYRMSNLNLDEQKTQMTLWAMARSPIMFGGDVRRLDETTSNLITNPFILEINSFSTNNMEFPFVTGTKVSAHKTTNHSRRLRRSLKEVGTSHTQFLGFTSCNHPKVNGWSIKALDQDLDQICWKESMRSHEPLCLYKRILTSDGRLISNQGGFHLLASHEMEFCLDASPRKKRTSKEFNSGSFSPCRSDANQMWELSNNGSLISSYSGLCVTVKSIDANVGNSGGVRSWIATGRKGEIYVALFNLNSEKTVISATISDLTKALPGKNLNATSCFGREVWSGKDFGEIKDSISMEVEMHGCALFVLNCP; encoded by the exons GGTATCATCTCAACCTGAGCACGCTAGCTTCCCTCCTCGAGGTTGGAACTCTTACGATTCCTTTGACTGGATTCTATCTGAAGTAGACTTCTTGCAAAGTGCCGAAAAGATATCTCAGCGTCTACAGCCTTATGGATATGAG TATGCAGTTATAGATTACCTGTGGTATAGGAAGAACGTTCCAGGTGCTTACCCAAATTCTCTTGGATTTGATGTAATTGATGAATGGGGGAGGTTGATCCCTGATCCAGATAGGTGGCCCTCATCTGAAGATGGGAAAGGGTTCACTGAAGTAGCCCAGAAAGTACAGAGCGTGGGTTTGAAGCTTGGGATTCATGTTATGAGAGGATTAAGTAGACAGGCATATGATGCGAACACCCCCATCTTGGATACTACCACG gGACGTGCTTATGAAGAGTCTGGACGACTGTGGCGAGCAAAAGACATAGGGATCACGGAGAGGGCTTGTGGATGGATGCCACATGGTTTCATGAGTGTAAATACTAAGTTGGGAGCAGGAAGAGCCTTCTTGAGGTCACTTTATGAACAGTATGCTGAGTGGGGTGTTGATTTtg TGAAACATGATTGTGTATTTGGTAATGACTTGGATGTAGATGAAATAACATTTGTGTCAGAG GTTCTGCAAAAGCTCAGTCGTCCCATTCTGTATTCTGTGTCTCCGGGAGTTATCCCGACACCAGTCATGGAGAAAGATATAAGTGGGTTAGTCAACATGTACAGGGTCACAGGTGATGATTGGGATACATGGGGAGATGTTGCAGCTCATTTTGATGTTTCAAGGTGGAATAAagttttcat GGACTTTGCTGCTGCTAATAAGATTGGTGCGAAGGGCTTGCTGGGGAGGTCATGGCCTGACTTGGATATGCTGCCCATAGGATGGCTTACAGATCCTG GTTCTGGCAGAGGACCATACAGAATGAGTAACCTTAATCTAGATGAGCAGAAAACCCAG ATGACTTTGTGGGCAATGGCCAGATCCCCTATCATGTTTGGAGGAGATGTTAGAAGGCTTGATGAGACCACATCTAATTTGATCACCAATCCCTTCATTCTGGAAATAAATTCTTTTAGCACGAACAATATGGAG TTTCCATTTGTTACTGGCACAAAGGTTTCTGCACATAAGACCACGAATCACAGCCGAAGATTGAGAAGAAGTTTGAAGGAAGTTGGCACATCACATACACAGTTTCTGGGTTTCACTAGCTGTAACCATCCCAAAGTTAACGGTTGGTCAATTAAAGCACTTGACCAAGATCTTGACCAGATATGCTGGAAAGAGAGCATGAGAAGCCATGAACCTTTATGCCTATACAAGCGAATTTTGACTTC TGATGGACGGTTAATTTCCAATCAAGGAGGGTTCCATTTATTAGCTAGTCATGAAATGGAGTTTTGTTTGGATGCATCTCCAAGAAAGAAGCGTActtcaaaagaatttaacagTGGTTCCTTCTCCCCTTGCAGATCAGATGCCAACCAG ATGTGGGAGTTGAGCAATAATGGATCCCTTATCAGCAGCTATTCTGGTCTCTGTGTAACTGTGAAATCAATTGACG CTAATGTTGGTAACAGCGGAGGAGTTCGCTCTTGGATTGCTACTGGTAGAAAAG GAGAGATTTATGTTGCACTTTTCAATCTGAACTCAGAGAAGACAGTAATATCAGCAACGATATCAGACCTGACTAAGGCACTTCCTGGGAAAAACTTGAATGCGACGTCATGTTTCGGCAGAGAAGTTTGGAGTGGAAAAGATTTTGGAGAAATAAAAGATTCAATATCAATGGAGGTAGAGATGCATGGCTGTGCATTGTTTGTCCTCAACTGTCCCTAG
- the LOC7477078 gene encoding uncharacterized protein LOC7477078 isoform X2 → MRIQLLSSLFLFSFSSYRYRVSSQPEHASFPPRGWNSYDSFDWILSEVDFLQSAEKISQRLQPYGYEYAVIDYLWYRKNVPGAYPNSLGFDVIDEWGRLIPDPDRWPSSEDGKGFTEVAQKVQSVGLKLGIHVMRGLSRQAYDANTPILDTTTGRAYEESGRLWRAKDIGITERACGWMPHGFMSVNTKLGAGRAFLRSLYEQYAEWGVDFVKHDCVFGNDLDVDEITFVSEVLQKLSRPILYSVSPGVIPTPVMEKDISGLVNMYRVTGDDWDTWGDVAAHFDVSRDFAAANKIGAKGLLGRSWPDLDMLPIGWLTDPGSGRGPYRMSNLNLDEQKTQMTLWAMARSPIMFGGDVRRLDETTSNLITNPFILEINSFSTNNMEFPFVTGTKVSAHKTTNHSRRLRRSLKEVGTSHTQFLGFTSCNHPKVNGWSIKALDQDLDQICWKESMRSHEPLCLYKRILTSDGRLISNQGGFHLLASHEMEFCLDASPRKKRTSKEFNSGSFSPCRSDANQMWELSNNGSLISSYSGLCVTVKSIDANVGNSGGVRSWIATGRKGEIYVALFNLNSEKTVISATISDLTKALPGKNLNATSCFGREVWSGKDFGEIKDSISMEVEMHGCALFVLNCP, encoded by the exons GGTATCATCTCAACCTGAGCACGCTAGCTTCCCTCCTCGAGGTTGGAACTCTTACGATTCCTTTGACTGGATTCTATCTGAAGTAGACTTCTTGCAAAGTGCCGAAAAGATATCTCAGCGTCTACAGCCTTATGGATATGAG TATGCAGTTATAGATTACCTGTGGTATAGGAAGAACGTTCCAGGTGCTTACCCAAATTCTCTTGGATTTGATGTAATTGATGAATGGGGGAGGTTGATCCCTGATCCAGATAGGTGGCCCTCATCTGAAGATGGGAAAGGGTTCACTGAAGTAGCCCAGAAAGTACAGAGCGTGGGTTTGAAGCTTGGGATTCATGTTATGAGAGGATTAAGTAGACAGGCATATGATGCGAACACCCCCATCTTGGATACTACCACG gGACGTGCTTATGAAGAGTCTGGACGACTGTGGCGAGCAAAAGACATAGGGATCACGGAGAGGGCTTGTGGATGGATGCCACATGGTTTCATGAGTGTAAATACTAAGTTGGGAGCAGGAAGAGCCTTCTTGAGGTCACTTTATGAACAGTATGCTGAGTGGGGTGTTGATTTtg TGAAACATGATTGTGTATTTGGTAATGACTTGGATGTAGATGAAATAACATTTGTGTCAGAG GTTCTGCAAAAGCTCAGTCGTCCCATTCTGTATTCTGTGTCTCCGGGAGTTATCCCGACACCAGTCATGGAGAAAGATATAAGTGGGTTAGTCAACATGTACAGGGTCACAGGTGATGATTGGGATACATGGGGAGATGTTGCAGCTCATTTTGATGTTTCAAG GGACTTTGCTGCTGCTAATAAGATTGGTGCGAAGGGCTTGCTGGGGAGGTCATGGCCTGACTTGGATATGCTGCCCATAGGATGGCTTACAGATCCTG GTTCTGGCAGAGGACCATACAGAATGAGTAACCTTAATCTAGATGAGCAGAAAACCCAG ATGACTTTGTGGGCAATGGCCAGATCCCCTATCATGTTTGGAGGAGATGTTAGAAGGCTTGATGAGACCACATCTAATTTGATCACCAATCCCTTCATTCTGGAAATAAATTCTTTTAGCACGAACAATATGGAG TTTCCATTTGTTACTGGCACAAAGGTTTCTGCACATAAGACCACGAATCACAGCCGAAGATTGAGAAGAAGTTTGAAGGAAGTTGGCACATCACATACACAGTTTCTGGGTTTCACTAGCTGTAACCATCCCAAAGTTAACGGTTGGTCAATTAAAGCACTTGACCAAGATCTTGACCAGATATGCTGGAAAGAGAGCATGAGAAGCCATGAACCTTTATGCCTATACAAGCGAATTTTGACTTC TGATGGACGGTTAATTTCCAATCAAGGAGGGTTCCATTTATTAGCTAGTCATGAAATGGAGTTTTGTTTGGATGCATCTCCAAGAAAGAAGCGTActtcaaaagaatttaacagTGGTTCCTTCTCCCCTTGCAGATCAGATGCCAACCAG ATGTGGGAGTTGAGCAATAATGGATCCCTTATCAGCAGCTATTCTGGTCTCTGTGTAACTGTGAAATCAATTGACG CTAATGTTGGTAACAGCGGAGGAGTTCGCTCTTGGATTGCTACTGGTAGAAAAG GAGAGATTTATGTTGCACTTTTCAATCTGAACTCAGAGAAGACAGTAATATCAGCAACGATATCAGACCTGACTAAGGCACTTCCTGGGAAAAACTTGAATGCGACGTCATGTTTCGGCAGAGAAGTTTGGAGTGGAAAAGATTTTGGAGAAATAAAAGATTCAATATCAATGGAGGTAGAGATGCATGGCTGTGCATTGTTTGTCCTCAACTGTCCCTAG